The proteins below come from a single Cylindrospermopsis raciborskii Cr2010 genomic window:
- a CDS encoding carbon-phosphorus lyase complex subunit PhnI: MPYVAVKGGEQAIENAEKLLHSRRRGDINVTEIRSEQIEQQLTLAVERVMCEGSLYDRELAALAIKQSWGDLVEAIFLVRAYRTTLPRFYYTQPLNTGVMQIERRISSIFKDIPGGQNLGPTFDYIHRLLDFKLLAENQVPPPSETSVSQESFPLVMETLDKEGLIQSEPRATQPQVPFDLTRQPLNFPANRDARLQNLARADEGFLLSLAYSTQRGYGKNHPFAGEIRMGEVEVIIFPEELGFEISVTDITITEVQMVNQFKGSKHVPPQFTRGYGLTFGYNERKAMSMALVDRAMRASELGESVDSPAQNIEFVLSHSDNVEAQGFVQHLKLPHYIDFQAELNLIRQMRQKSQDLSP; encoded by the coding sequence ATGCCATACGTTGCGGTTAAAGGTGGCGAGCAGGCGATTGAAAATGCGGAAAAATTACTGCACAGCAGACGGCGGGGTGACATAAATGTTACTGAAATTAGGAGTGAGCAAATTGAACAACAGTTGACTTTGGCTGTGGAGCGGGTAATGTGTGAAGGTAGTTTATATGACCGGGAATTGGCTGCACTGGCTATCAAACAATCTTGGGGCGACCTAGTGGAGGCAATTTTTTTAGTTAGGGCCTATCGGACTACCCTACCTCGTTTCTACTACACCCAACCCTTAAACACTGGCGTAATGCAAATTGAAAGACGAATTTCTTCTATCTTTAAGGATATTCCCGGAGGACAAAATTTAGGACCCACTTTTGATTACATCCATCGGCTATTAGATTTTAAACTTTTGGCAGAAAATCAAGTTCCTCCACCATCAGAAACTAGTGTTAGTCAAGAGTCTTTTCCCCTAGTTATGGAGACTTTGGACAAAGAGGGATTAATTCAGTCCGAACCAAGAGCAACCCAACCACAAGTACCTTTTGATTTAACTCGTCAACCTTTGAATTTTCCAGCGAACAGGGATGCAAGACTACAAAATCTAGCACGAGCGGATGAGGGGTTTTTACTTTCCCTAGCATACTCTACTCAGCGCGGTTACGGTAAGAATCATCCCTTCGCAGGGGAAATTCGGATGGGAGAGGTGGAGGTAATTATATTTCCGGAGGAATTGGGTTTTGAAATTTCTGTTACTGACATTACTATTACGGAAGTGCAGATGGTGAATCAATTTAAGGGAAGTAAACACGTACCTCCCCAATTTACCCGTGGTTATGGACTTACCTTTGGATACAATGAACGTAAAGCTATGTCTATGGCTTTGGTAGACAGAGCAATGCGGGCCAGTGAATTGGGGGAGTCCGTAGATAGTCCAGCTCAAAACATTGAGTTTGTTCTTTCCCATTCTGATAATGTGGAAGCCCAAGGGTTTGTCCAGCATCTAAAATTACCCCACTACATCGATTTTCAGGCGGAATTGAATCTAATTCGTCAAATGCGACAAAAATCACAGGATTTATCCCCATAA
- the phnG gene encoding phosphonate C-P lyase system protein PhnG — MFTIPERQGWMSTLARAELQQLEDLIESLVSNFHELPNYTFLRNPEIGLVMVQARAGATGEAFNLGDMTMTRCVVQLEDMVDGLPISGFGYIGGRSQRHAELAALCDALLQTTLWHDQVQTTVILPIQQSLAKQQDRKQRQTAATKVNFFTMVRGEG; from the coding sequence ATGTTTACTATTCCGGAAAGACAAGGTTGGATGTCAACCCTAGCTAGGGCTGAATTACAACAATTAGAAGATTTAATAGAATCTCTGGTCAGCAACTTCCATGAACTACCTAATTATACTTTCTTGCGCAATCCAGAAATTGGTTTGGTGATGGTTCAAGCACGTGCTGGGGCCACAGGTGAAGCTTTTAACCTGGGAGATATGACCATGACTCGTTGCGTGGTTCAGTTAGAAGATATGGTGGATGGTTTGCCCATCAGTGGATTTGGTTATATTGGGGGGCGTTCCCAACGTCATGCGGAATTGGCAGCTTTGTGTGATGCTTTGCTGCAAACCACTCTATGGCATGATCAGGTTCAAACCACTGTGATTTTACCCATCCAACAATCATTAGCTAAACAACAAGACAGGAAACAACGACAAACTGCTGCTACTAAAGTCAACTTTTTTACTATGGTTAGGGGAGAGGGATAA
- a CDS encoding phosphonate degradation HD-domain oxygenase, translating into MKFTIDEICHLFDHKGSKMYGAEAVTQLEHALQTANLALQAGETRELITACLLHDLGHLIHNLGDDPAAQGVDDKHEYRAIPFLGQIFSLEVTEPIRLHVVAKRYLCAVDSQYWQGLSPASQRSLQLQGGIFSPQEAEEFIRQPLAQDAVKLRIYDDQAKVPHLSTPELSYFVELISR; encoded by the coding sequence ATGAAATTTACCATTGACGAAATTTGTCATTTATTCGACCACAAAGGGTCAAAAATGTACGGAGCAGAAGCAGTTACCCAGTTAGAACATGCACTCCAAACTGCTAATTTAGCTCTGCAAGCTGGTGAGACTAGGGAGTTAATTACCGCCTGTTTGCTTCACGATTTAGGACATTTAATTCATAATTTAGGAGATGATCCTGCTGCACAAGGTGTAGATGATAAACACGAATATCGGGCTATTCCCTTTCTTGGTCAAATTTTTAGTCTAGAGGTAACAGAACCCATTAGATTACATGTTGTGGCTAAACGTTATCTTTGTGCGGTTGATTCCCAATATTGGCAAGGTCTTTCCCCTGCTTCCCAACGCAGTTTACAACTGCAAGGAGGCATTTTTTCTCCTCAAGAAGCAGAAGAGTTTATTCGCCAACCTTTGGCTCAAGATGCAGTAAAACTAAGAATTTATGATGATCAGGCTAAGGTTCCTCACCTTTCTACACCAGAGTTGAGCTATTTTGTGGAATTAATATCCCGGTGA
- a CDS encoding GNAT family N-acetyltransferase produces MKLKIRLTDSQDWSILNQLYADMDQKAPLADHRVQEIFTEISQIPNYHIYLAELDYEPVGTFSLLYVPTMMHPGYHRFAILDAVTVISSLRGQGIGTEMVRFALEQSAAAGCYKVTLSSNLKRDNAHRFYQSLGFEQHGWSFNCVVQPDIKQHR; encoded by the coding sequence ATGAAACTGAAAATTCGCCTAACTGATTCTCAGGATTGGTCAATATTAAATCAGTTATATGCTGATATGGATCAAAAAGCTCCCCTAGCTGACCATCGAGTGCAAGAGATTTTCACAGAAATTAGTCAGATCCCCAATTACCATATCTACCTTGCGGAATTAGACTATGAACCAGTGGGGACATTTAGTCTTCTGTATGTACCGACAATGATGCATCCTGGTTATCATAGATTTGCCATATTGGATGCAGTCACAGTTATCTCCTCTCTTAGAGGTCAGGGGATTGGCACAGAAATGGTTAGATTTGCCCTGGAGCAGAGTGCAGCAGCAGGTTGTTATAAGGTTACTTTATCTTCCAACTTAAAGCGTGATAATGCTCATAGGTTTTATCAGTCATTAGGATTTGAACAACATGGTTGGAGCTTTAACTGTGTAGTTCAACCAGATATTAAACAACATAGATAG